A window of the Verrucomicrobiota bacterium genome harbors these coding sequences:
- a CDS encoding BMC domain-containing protein — protein MASAGQAERAIALIELSSIAAGVLTCDAMVKEAPVRLVEAKPVCPGKYIVLVAGDESSTESAYRRGLEVGDDAVVDHLHITGLHSQVMPALTGGVRLDAFDSAGVIETTTVVGTILAADAAAKAAPVTLTEVRLAVGLGGKAFVVMSGTLADVEASVAAGVAAVPKPEHVVRSVVIANPHPDLNRFML, from the coding sequence ATGGCGAGCGCGGGGCAGGCGGAACGGGCGATTGCGCTGATCGAGCTGTCGAGCATTGCGGCGGGGGTGTTGACCTGCGACGCGATGGTCAAGGAGGCGCCCGTGCGGCTGGTGGAGGCGAAGCCGGTCTGCCCGGGCAAGTACATCGTGCTCGTGGCGGGCGACGAGTCGAGCACGGAAAGCGCTTACCGGCGCGGGCTTGAGGTGGGCGACGACGCGGTGGTCGACCACCTGCACATCACGGGCCTGCACTCTCAGGTGATGCCGGCGCTGACGGGCGGTGTGAGGCTCGACGCGTTCGACTCGGCCGGCGTGATCGAGACGACGACGGTGGTGGGCACGATTCTGGCTGCCGACGCCGCGGCGAAGGCGGCGCCGGTGACGCTGACGGAGGTGCGGCTGGCCGTCGGGCTGGGCGGCAAGGCGTTCGTGGTGATGAGCGGGACGTTGGCCGACGTCGAGGCGAGTGTGGCCGCAGGCGTGGCGGCGGTGCCGAAGCCGGAGCATGTCGTGCGCTCGGTTGTGATCGCGAACCCACATCCAGATCTTAACCGCTTCATGTTGTAG
- a CDS encoding methylated-DNA--[protein]-cysteine S-methyltransferase → MDNLRAFDIVIADRSLVLRAGNLLVVAHHDGKALHRLELRSTDVSPVKDRHGMERVASRQARPTCPIEETLLDEMRRYFGGERVRFSIPLADVPATVFQRAVWDALLAIPYGETRSYSAVARAIGKPNAARAVGAACGANPIPIIIPCHRVIAEDGGLGGYSASLKWKLAGLVLEGARLGRQRQPG, encoded by the coding sequence ATGGACAACCTCCGCGCTTTCGACATCGTCATCGCAGACCGCAGTCTCGTCCTGCGCGCCGGCAACCTTCTTGTGGTTGCCCACCACGACGGAAAGGCCCTGCATCGGCTCGAACTGCGCAGCACGGACGTGTCGCCCGTGAAAGATCGGCACGGCATGGAACGGGTGGCATCGCGGCAAGCGCGGCCGACGTGTCCGATCGAGGAGACTCTGCTCGACGAGATGCGCCGTTACTTCGGCGGCGAGCGCGTGAGGTTCAGCATTCCGCTGGCCGATGTGCCGGCGACCGTGTTCCAGCGCGCCGTGTGGGATGCCCTGCTCGCCATCCCCTACGGCGAGACGCGCAGCTACAGCGCCGTCGCGCGCGCCATCGGCAAGCCCAACGCCGCCCGTGCCGTCGGCGCCGCCTGCGGCGCCAACCCCATCCCCATCATTATCCCCTGCCACCGCGTCATCGCTGAGGATGGCGGCCTCGGCGGCTACTCGGCCAGCCTCAAATGGAAGCTTGCAGGGCTTGTGCTGGAGGGGGCTAGACTGGGTAGGCAGAGGCAGCCGGGCTGA
- the glnD gene encoding [protein-PII] uridylyltransferase: MSESLPAERLASHIERELAAGRSYPEAVRVVLDEERDALLGAHRAGGSGVEIVRRRAATVDEVVRHTCGHWVREIMPRGKPTPWCLVAIGGYGRRELSPHSDLDLVFVSSKDGDGVHQAFNERIVHTLWDAGCQVGHAFRTVEGFLDVASDDVATKTSLLEMRLIAGDETLFDLLRTRAHETLFAGREGDFLDEKIEERRQRHAKFGETLYLQEPNIKESIGGLRDLHTVLWVVQALHGTTDFGRMREIGLLDLRQQKSLEHALDFYLRVRTELHFIIGRPYNVAELTHQPAIAAGLGIGPFRGASADEHLMRLYYFHARNVSRTTNLLLARLRRSLAPQLIEKAAATPSEPVAEGFTARDGMLEAADARVFRCNPVRLIEAFALAQERGLALHPDLQLLIRSSLALLDGSVRTSGRGSELFVTILGRPGRVAAALRQMHELGVLGRYLPEFGKLTCLVQHDMHHRFTIDEHTLRSLGHLDDIVRSHDPGLRLYRQTFHHLAHPHVLALAVLLHDVGKPIGPNHAESGAGLAWQACVRLRLDQAQAARVEFLVRHHLLLPHTAFRRDLSDAKVIRDVSAAVGSLDALRQLLLLSVVDIRGTAPELWSEWKEALLWDLFGRCKARLQRSERTAASKRLAEARRDVRLILSGTYDTATLRRLLEQLPQRLFQIFKPGYIARLARLPHELGDGAFVVDWAWNAERRVWDVAVCTRDRHALFASLAGVFAVEEVNILDAYIHTLEGGVVLDVFRVAALAGRTPIDQLFIDRVDDVFEKVLARGVDVEKLLARATVSVRRKPAPAAAPEIHFNNTASDRCTLIEVRAADRVGLLHDMLRVLSDGGLDIQSSVISTDRHLVFDVFYVVDERGRKLRDKKRQHAIREPLHEVIAQKAPYASR; the protein is encoded by the coding sequence GTGAGTGAGTCCCTTCCAGCCGAGCGCTTGGCCAGCCACATCGAGCGCGAGCTCGCTGCCGGGCGCTCGTACCCCGAGGCGGTCCGCGTGGTTCTCGACGAGGAGCGCGACGCGCTGCTCGGAGCGCACCGTGCTGGGGGCTCGGGTGTCGAGATCGTCCGGCGCCGCGCGGCAACTGTCGACGAGGTTGTGCGCCACACGTGCGGGCATTGGGTGCGCGAGATCATGCCGCGCGGCAAGCCGACGCCGTGGTGCCTCGTCGCCATCGGCGGGTATGGCCGGCGCGAGCTGAGCCCGCACTCGGACCTCGATCTCGTGTTCGTCTCATCCAAGGACGGCGACGGGGTGCACCAAGCATTCAACGAACGCATCGTGCACACGCTCTGGGACGCCGGGTGTCAGGTCGGGCACGCGTTCCGAACCGTCGAGGGGTTCCTCGATGTCGCCTCAGACGATGTGGCGACCAAGACGTCGCTGCTCGAAATGCGGCTCATCGCCGGAGATGAGACCCTTTTCGACCTGCTGCGCACGCGGGCGCACGAGACGTTGTTCGCCGGCCGCGAGGGCGACTTTCTCGATGAGAAGATCGAGGAGCGCCGCCAGCGTCACGCCAAGTTCGGCGAGACGCTGTACCTCCAGGAGCCGAACATCAAGGAGAGCATCGGCGGGCTGCGCGACCTGCACACGGTGCTTTGGGTGGTCCAGGCGCTGCACGGGACGACGGACTTCGGCCGGATGCGCGAGATCGGGCTGCTCGACCTGAGGCAGCAGAAGAGCCTCGAGCACGCGCTCGACTTCTACTTGCGCGTGCGCACGGAGCTGCATTTCATCATTGGCCGACCGTATAACGTCGCCGAACTGACGCACCAGCCGGCGATCGCCGCGGGTCTCGGCATCGGGCCGTTCCGCGGCGCGAGTGCCGACGAGCACCTCATGCGCCTCTACTACTTCCACGCGCGCAACGTGAGCCGCACGACCAACCTGCTGCTCGCGCGGCTGCGCCGCAGCCTCGCGCCTCAGCTCATCGAGAAGGCGGCGGCCACGCCGTCCGAACCCGTGGCCGAGGGCTTCACGGCCCGCGACGGCATGCTCGAGGCCGCCGACGCGCGCGTGTTCCGCTGCAATCCGGTGCGGCTCATCGAGGCGTTTGCGCTCGCCCAGGAGCGCGGCCTCGCACTGCACCCGGACCTGCAGTTGCTGATCCGCTCGTCGCTTGCCCTGCTCGACGGTTCGGTCCGGACCTCCGGACGGGGCTCCGAGCTGTTCGTGACGATCCTCGGCCGACCCGGGCGGGTCGCGGCCGCGTTGCGGCAGATGCACGAGCTTGGCGTGCTCGGGCGTTACCTGCCCGAGTTCGGCAAGCTGACGTGTCTCGTCCAGCACGACATGCACCATCGCTTCACAATCGACGAGCACACGCTGCGCAGCCTGGGCCACCTCGACGACATCGTGCGCTCGCACGATCCCGGCTTGCGCCTGTACCGGCAGACATTTCACCATCTGGCGCACCCGCACGTGCTTGCGCTCGCCGTGCTGCTGCACGACGTGGGCAAGCCAATCGGGCCGAATCATGCCGAGTCGGGCGCCGGGCTGGCGTGGCAAGCGTGTGTGCGGCTGCGACTCGACCAAGCGCAGGCGGCGCGGGTCGAGTTTCTGGTTCGTCATCATCTCCTGCTGCCGCACACAGCGTTCCGGCGCGATCTGAGCGACGCGAAGGTAATCCGCGACGTGTCAGCCGCCGTCGGGTCGCTCGATGCGCTGCGGCAGTTGCTGTTGCTTTCCGTTGTGGATATCCGCGGCACGGCACCCGAGCTGTGGAGCGAGTGGAAAGAGGCGTTGCTCTGGGACCTGTTTGGGCGGTGCAAGGCGCGCCTGCAGCGCTCGGAGCGGACGGCGGCGTCTAAGCGGTTGGCCGAAGCGCGGCGCGATGTGCGGCTCATTCTGAGCGGCACCTACGACACGGCGACGCTACGGCGGCTGCTCGAGCAGTTGCCGCAGCGCCTGTTCCAGATCTTCAAGCCGGGCTACATCGCGCGCCTGGCGCGGCTGCCGCACGAGCTGGGCGACGGGGCGTTCGTCGTCGACTGGGCGTGGAATGCCGAACGACGGGTCTGGGATGTTGCCGTGTGCACGCGCGACCGGCACGCGCTGTTCGCGAGCCTCGCGGGGGTGTTCGCCGTCGAGGAGGTCAACATCCTCGACGCCTACATCCATACGCTCGAGGGGGGTGTCGTGCTCGACGTGTTCCGCGTCGCGGCGCTCGCGGGCCGTACGCCCATCGACCAGTTGTTCATCGACCGAGTCGATGACGTGTTCGAGAAAGTGCTCGCCCGGGGCGTCGATGTCGAGAAGCTGTTGGCCCGTGCCACGGTGTCGGTGCGGCGCAAGCCGGCACCGGCTGCGGCGCCCGAGATCCACTTCAATAACACCGCCTCGGATCGCTGCACGCTCATCGAGGTGCGCGCCGCCGACCGTGTTGGTCTCTTGCACGACATGCTCCGCGTGCTCTCCGATGGCGGTCTCGACATTCAATCGTCGGTCATCTCGACCGACCGCCACCTCGTATTCGACGTGTTCTACGTCGTGGACGAGCGCGGTCGCAAGCTGCGCGACAAGAAGCGCCAGCACGCCATCCGCGAGCCGTTGCACGAGGTGATCGCCCAGAAGGCTCCGTACGCAAGCCGCTAG
- a CDS encoding DUF262 domain-containing protein, which translates to MKSFDSRTYSINDFLEWDKSRQLVLDPKFQRRSVWTDKAKSFLMDTIIRGKPIPKIFIRQRINVSTRSSIREVVDGQQRLRTILSYLKDGFAISRGHHPKYGGHLFSQLAEIDENIQSQLLAYEMSVDLLIDLPDSEVLDVFSRLNSYAVVLNEQEKLNAKYFGPFKTLADRIGHKYFSYWSEQGIFTSQRIMRMEEVTLVADLLIAMVAGVHAKKQIKSYYAEFEKEFGYNCEALETRFDATLARISAIFSEGLRSTEFRRPHVFYSLFTAVDHALNGLPELTAERPLITDHTIPRIRSGLDRVETYFQAKDTAELPKEARQFLEDSRRATTDVQVRKRRTEFLLKLMQEG; encoded by the coding sequence ATGAAGAGCTTCGACTCTCGGACCTACAGCATCAATGACTTCCTGGAGTGGGATAAGAGCAGACAGCTTGTGCTCGACCCCAAATTCCAGCGGCGCTCAGTCTGGACGGACAAGGCCAAGAGTTTCCTGATGGACACAATCATCCGTGGGAAGCCGATCCCGAAGATATTCATCCGCCAGCGGATCAATGTGTCGACACGATCGTCTATCAGGGAGGTTGTGGATGGCCAGCAGCGCCTGAGAACGATTCTTTCCTACCTGAAGGACGGATTCGCCATCAGTCGAGGACACCACCCAAAGTACGGCGGCCACCTTTTCAGCCAGCTGGCCGAGATTGACGAGAACATCCAGTCACAGCTCCTGGCGTACGAGATGTCTGTAGATCTACTGATCGATTTGCCCGACTCGGAGGTTCTGGACGTCTTCAGTCGGCTGAACTCCTACGCTGTGGTGTTGAACGAGCAAGAGAAACTCAACGCGAAGTACTTCGGGCCCTTCAAGACCTTGGCCGACAGGATCGGGCACAAGTACTTCAGCTATTGGTCAGAGCAGGGCATTTTCACCTCGCAGAGAATCATGAGGATGGAGGAAGTGACCCTGGTGGCCGACCTCCTGATCGCCATGGTCGCGGGTGTCCATGCAAAAAAACAGATCAAATCGTACTACGCCGAGTTCGAGAAGGAGTTCGGCTATAACTGTGAGGCCCTTGAGACACGGTTCGACGCGACGCTCGCCAGGATTAGCGCCATCTTCTCCGAAGGACTGAGGAGCACTGAGTTCCGGCGTCCGCATGTGTTCTACTCGCTCTTCACGGCGGTTGACCATGCGCTCAACGGACTCCCCGAGCTTACTGCTGAAAGGCCGCTTATCACCGACCATACGATCCCCCGAATTCGCTCTGGCCTCGACAGGGTGGAAACATACTTCCAGGCCAAGGATACTGCTGAGCTCCCCAAAGAAGCCCGGCAGTTCCTCGAGGACAGCCGCAGGGCCACCACAGACGTACAGGTCAGAAAGCGCCGAACGGAGTTCCTGCTGAAGCTTATGCAGGAGGGGTAG
- a CDS encoding tetratricopeptide repeat protein produces the protein MISLHMVRRAGLVLMALAVCLSSLSAMAADARSLFQSGKGRLEEGNSDVAFLYFRELLRDYPDSRYAVEAHFLIARYYKDTRNFFQANQELRAHIKAYPDSPYMTQVLGMLAELEVVDLQNRALKSMESSEYRVAKVLWEDVLAKNPDSEIATRKLAECDRIIERMDYQKRQLENERERIEAESRAIAKLLDDAKRQRAEAERIRAEAEEMDSRTREKYEAALAEANRLSAELEERIQQLEADLKLWRDRARKYEARLLQAPDIGPLQGIAAGGNASKIIFEGVQSDPYPEAGEEQVAGLVSDASPSIVLVNEFLNRETNMLKAEVVVGVDLERAWPRDEPHLLKVRIDFTPSTAAAASTVTSKTIYCALEDMDDVDTRNRAYRKKLIVAVDKNTIDTYAVAAYFVKKTKP, from the coding sequence ATGATCTCGCTACATATGGTACGCCGCGCCGGCTTGGTCCTGATGGCGCTTGCTGTCTGTCTCAGCTCGCTGAGTGCCATGGCCGCCGATGCCCGGTCGCTCTTCCAAAGCGGCAAAGGCCGCCTCGAGGAGGGCAACAGCGACGTTGCGTTCCTGTACTTCCGCGAGCTCCTGCGCGACTATCCGGACTCACGCTACGCCGTCGAGGCCCATTTCCTGATCGCGCGCTATTACAAGGACACCCGCAACTTCTTCCAGGCCAATCAGGAACTGCGCGCACACATCAAGGCCTATCCCGACTCGCCCTACATGACCCAGGTGCTCGGGATGCTCGCCGAGCTGGAGGTGGTTGACCTGCAGAACCGCGCCCTCAAGTCGATGGAATCGAGCGAGTACCGCGTTGCCAAAGTGCTCTGGGAGGACGTGCTCGCCAAGAACCCCGACAGCGAGATCGCCACGCGCAAGCTGGCCGAGTGCGACCGCATCATCGAGCGCATGGACTACCAGAAGCGCCAGCTCGAGAACGAGCGCGAGCGCATCGAGGCCGAGAGCCGCGCCATCGCCAAACTGCTCGATGACGCGAAGCGCCAGCGCGCCGAAGCCGAACGTATCCGCGCCGAGGCCGAGGAGATGGACAGCCGCACGCGGGAGAAATACGAGGCCGCTCTCGCCGAGGCCAACCGCCTCAGTGCCGAACTCGAGGAGCGCATCCAGCAGCTCGAGGCCGACCTCAAACTCTGGCGCGACCGCGCGCGTAAGTACGAGGCCCGCCTGCTCCAGGCCCCCGATATCGGACCGCTCCAAGGCATCGCCGCCGGAGGGAACGCGTCGAAGATCATCTTCGAGGGGGTGCAGTCCGATCCCTACCCCGAGGCCGGTGAAGAGCAGGTTGCCGGACTCGTCTCCGACGCCTCGCCGTCCATTGTGCTCGTCAACGAGTTCCTCAATCGCGAGACCAACATGCTCAAAGCCGAGGTCGTTGTCGGCGTAGACCTCGAACGCGCTTGGCCACGCGACGAGCCGCACCTGCTCAAGGTCCGGATCGACTTCACCCCGAGCACCGCCGCCGCCGCCTCGACCGTGACGTCGAAGACGATCTACTGCGCCCTCGAGGATATGGACGATGTCGACACGCGCAACCGGGCCTACCGCAAGAAGCTGATCGTTGCCGTGGACAAGAACACGATTGACACCTATGCGGTGGCCGCGTACTTTGTGAAGAAAACCAAGCCGTGA
- a CDS encoding HEAT repeat domain-containing protein yields MPSFDESAQKARDPKALTFQRKSAIQDLARKGDAAAVEVLGGLLDDADVSIRREAIAALGPVRTPEAMECLVRALEDKDRSCVRVALEAIGARNDCAAVPALERLVETADFSTRIEVERLLKQLGAARDEEPAREAALQDEPAVEMRKPPQREPAPRVEVRPLRPRNVAPRAPRVGSVSRDESAPRPEVMPASRAESVVLVPPPSSPRAPVPPPPPRVPRVAPSAESPPQMAVPMAPPVPEHRRAPGHGSVPSPPGSRPARPLPPPPPPAPPNVRRHTPFGGERPRGMSRELFVQRARERGDEENVGAKAAAVVFAVIIFFILLVGVCSRV; encoded by the coding sequence ATGCCATCGTTCGACGAGTCAGCGCAGAAGGCGCGCGACCCGAAGGCGCTGACGTTCCAGCGCAAGAGCGCGATCCAGGATCTGGCCCGGAAGGGCGACGCGGCCGCGGTCGAGGTGCTGGGCGGGTTGCTCGACGACGCCGACGTGTCCATACGGCGCGAGGCGATCGCCGCGCTGGGCCCGGTCAGGACGCCCGAGGCGATGGAGTGCCTCGTGCGGGCTCTTGAGGACAAGGACCGCTCGTGCGTGCGCGTGGCGCTCGAGGCGATCGGAGCGCGGAACGATTGCGCCGCTGTGCCCGCGCTCGAGCGCCTTGTCGAGACAGCTGACTTCTCGACGCGCATCGAGGTCGAGCGGCTGCTCAAGCAGCTCGGCGCCGCGAGAGACGAGGAGCCGGCTCGTGAGGCCGCGCTTCAGGACGAGCCGGCCGTTGAGATGCGTAAGCCGCCGCAGCGTGAGCCGGCACCCCGCGTTGAGGTCAGACCTCTGCGGCCGAGGAACGTTGCGCCACGCGCACCGCGCGTCGGGTCGGTGTCTCGGGACGAGTCGGCGCCTCGTCCCGAGGTGATGCCAGCTTCCAGGGCCGAAAGCGTCGTGTTGGTGCCTCCGCCCTCGAGCCCAAGGGCGCCGGTCCCGCCGCCACCGCCTCGCGTGCCACGTGTCGCACCGAGCGCGGAGAGTCCTCCTCAGATGGCGGTGCCCATGGCGCCGCCCGTGCCGGAGCACCGGCGCGCACCTGGGCACGGTTCCGTGCCGTCGCCGCCTGGGTCCAGGCCGGCTCGTCCTCTGCCACCGCCGCCGCCGCCAGCACCGCCGAATGTTCGTCGCCACACTCCGTTCGGGGGCGAACGCCCCAGGGGAATGTCGCGCGAGTTGTTTGTGCAACGCGCACGCGAGCGCGGTGACGAGGAGAACGTGGGCGCCAAGGCGGCCGCCGTCGTGTTCGCCGTCATCATCTTCTTCATCCTTCTCGTGGGCGTGTGCAGCCGTGTGTAG
- a CDS encoding tetratricopeptide repeat protein produces MRSSPARQGIAALAVLVALLATTECLASEALTYNNAGVEALDAGDYETAIRSLRAALDLEPGDQTIRRNLTTAYNNYGVTLLEGGDFQSAVAALKAGLDIAPNDEQALSNLARAYNSRGVALIDAENYTAAESYLLEAIRHQPAEPVFRANLSVAMTHYARAFYDAHDRGMAFLKLREALQYDPQNTGAMVLLSQICYERQELGWALYYLRAARQLEPQRLASLAKRIAQLEHEAGVEGAFEHQDHGVFDIRYDKGLKNLDLKALRAHLSDAYYTVGGAFGYYPRQKIIVIVYEPEDFARLRSQPDWVSGFYDGKIRVPSDGTRSAADFRRLIRHEYTHAVVGALSKDKCAVWLNEGLAKLMEYWGDRAQGNGMPMPLLKERLRTGTWMSFADLQGEFLKIEGRDAVALAYEESYTIAAYLLDTYGMWKVKRMLAGYAAGDDTPTILARELRRTPEQFEQDWLRALKRQFR; encoded by the coding sequence ATGAGGTCATCGCCCGCCCGACAGGGGATCGCGGCTCTCGCCGTGCTGGTCGCGCTGCTGGCGACAACCGAATGCCTTGCCTCGGAAGCACTTACGTACAATAACGCCGGCGTCGAGGCGCTCGATGCGGGCGACTACGAGACCGCGATCCGCTCGTTACGCGCCGCGCTCGATCTCGAGCCCGGCGACCAGACCATCCGGCGTAACCTGACGACGGCGTACAACAACTACGGTGTCACCTTGCTCGAGGGCGGCGACTTCCAGAGCGCCGTGGCGGCGCTCAAGGCAGGCCTCGATATCGCCCCCAACGACGAGCAGGCTCTCTCCAACCTCGCGCGCGCCTACAACAGCCGTGGCGTCGCCCTGATCGACGCTGAGAACTACACGGCGGCCGAAAGCTACCTGCTCGAGGCAATTCGCCACCAGCCGGCCGAGCCGGTGTTTCGCGCCAATCTCTCGGTGGCCATGACGCACTACGCGCGCGCCTTCTACGACGCCCACGACCGCGGCATGGCTTTCCTCAAGCTACGCGAGGCGCTTCAGTATGACCCGCAGAACACGGGCGCCATGGTCCTGCTCAGCCAGATCTGCTACGAGCGCCAGGAGCTTGGCTGGGCCCTTTACTACCTGCGCGCCGCCCGGCAACTCGAGCCCCAACGCCTTGCCAGTCTTGCGAAGCGTATCGCCCAGCTCGAACATGAGGCCGGTGTCGAGGGCGCCTTTGAGCACCAGGACCACGGTGTGTTCGATATTCGTTACGATAAGGGCCTCAAGAACCTCGACCTCAAGGCCTTGCGCGCGCACCTGAGCGACGCCTACTACACCGTCGGCGGCGCCTTCGGCTACTACCCCCGGCAGAAAATCATCGTCATCGTCTACGAACCCGAGGACTTCGCGCGCCTGCGCTCGCAGCCCGACTGGGTCAGCGGCTTCTACGACGGCAAGATCCGCGTCCCCTCCGACGGCACGCGGAGCGCCGCCGACTTCCGGCGCCTCATCCGGCACGAGTATACGCATGCCGTGGTCGGAGCGCTCTCCAAAGACAAGTGCGCGGTCTGGCTCAACGAGGGGCTGGCCAAGCTCATGGAGTACTGGGGCGACCGCGCCCAAGGGAACGGCATGCCGATGCCGCTGCTGAAGGAACGGCTACGCACGGGCACCTGGATGTCGTTTGCCGACCTCCAGGGCGAGTTCCTCAAAATCGAAGGCCGCGACGCCGTCGCCCTGGCCTACGAGGAGTCCTACACGATCGCCGCCTACCTCCTCGATACCTACGGCATGTGGAAAGTCAAGCGCATGCTCGCCGGATATGCCGCCGGCGACGACACCCCCACCATCCTCGCCCGCGAGTTGCGCCGCACGCCCGAACAGTTCGAGCAGGACTGGCTCCGCGCGCTCAAACGCCAGTTCCGCTGA
- a CDS encoding rhomboid family intramembrane serine protease, whose translation MIPLKDLNPTRTLGYLTIALITLNVVVFVWQLTQGGIEGELVFQRHGMIPKCFLSQGDTEKHEQALRESLKPVAARWLRGDRAFMARVLQRVREEEDGFRPGPEWGDTILESAVDILREDVGQRHELFTLLTSIFMHGGLLHLLGNMWFLWIFGNNIEDACGRIRYLVFYMLCGLLATAAHILSAPDSTVPTIGASGAISGVLGAYLFLYPRARILSLIPLGFFYWAEEMPAWVFLGVWALIQWVSGLSTLRSQATTGTAWFAHIGGFCAGLLLIYVFRRRRQRAPAMMDYDLDPVEWE comes from the coding sequence ATGATTCCCCTGAAAGACCTCAACCCGACCCGCACGCTGGGGTATCTGACAATCGCGCTGATCACCCTCAACGTGGTGGTCTTCGTCTGGCAGCTCACCCAGGGCGGGATCGAAGGCGAACTCGTCTTCCAACGCCACGGCATGATCCCGAAGTGTTTTCTCTCCCAGGGCGACACCGAAAAGCATGAACAGGCGTTGCGCGAATCCCTGAAGCCTGTGGCAGCGCGGTGGCTCCGCGGAGACAGGGCTTTCATGGCGCGGGTGCTTCAGCGCGTCCGCGAGGAGGAAGATGGCTTCCGCCCGGGCCCGGAGTGGGGAGATACCATTCTGGAATCGGCCGTCGACATCCTGCGTGAAGACGTCGGCCAACGGCACGAACTCTTTACGTTGCTTACGTCGATCTTCATGCACGGCGGCTTGCTCCACCTCCTCGGGAACATGTGGTTTCTCTGGATCTTCGGCAACAACATCGAAGACGCATGTGGTCGCATCCGTTATCTGGTTTTCTACATGCTCTGCGGGCTGCTCGCCACGGCGGCCCACATCCTCAGTGCTCCGGACTCGACTGTGCCGACCATCGGCGCCAGCGGCGCCATTTCCGGTGTGCTTGGCGCCTACCTGTTCCTCTATCCCCGTGCCCGCATCCTGAGCCTGATCCCACTCGGCTTCTTCTACTGGGCGGAGGAAATGCCGGCCTGGGTCTTCCTCGGGGTATGGGCGCTCATTCAGTGGGTCAGCGGCCTGAGCACATTGCGCAGCCAGGCAACAACCGGCACGGCCTGGTTCGCCCACATCGGCGGTTTCTGTGCCGGCCTTCTACTCATCTACGTCTTCCGCCGTCGCCGACAGCGTGCGCCCGCCATGATGGACTACGATCTGGACCCCGTCGAATGGGAGTAG
- a CDS encoding class II aldolase/adducin family protein, with translation MSEWSNTAAGEHRIRQDVVRVCHLMHEKNLIAATDGNVSVRLGPDRVLATPSGVHKGLVRLEDLIVTDMQGRKLAGRGKPTSEMALHLAVYEVRPDVRAVIHAHPPIATGFSIAGVPLDQCVIPEVVFTLGSIPTTEYAMPASPEGAEVIRRYITKCDALILQRHGTVTVGEDPLHAYYKLEKLEHAAHVTLIARQLGQVQTLPAEEVAKLMKLREQFGLSGPVYPCTVDGTCVVPGQAAQSGGEKSKDDVMLDRVADAVAAEIRRQRAE, from the coding sequence ATGAGCGAGTGGTCGAATACGGCGGCGGGTGAGCATCGGATCAGGCAGGACGTCGTGCGCGTCTGCCATCTGATGCACGAGAAGAATCTGATCGCGGCGACGGACGGCAACGTGAGCGTGCGGCTCGGGCCGGATCGCGTGCTGGCGACGCCGAGCGGCGTTCACAAGGGGCTGGTGCGGTTGGAGGACTTGATCGTCACCGACATGCAGGGCCGCAAGCTGGCCGGGCGCGGCAAGCCGACATCGGAGATGGCCCTGCATCTGGCGGTCTACGAGGTGCGGCCTGACGTGCGCGCCGTGATCCACGCGCACCCGCCGATCGCGACGGGATTCTCGATTGCGGGCGTACCGCTCGACCAGTGCGTGATCCCCGAGGTGGTGTTCACGCTCGGCTCAATCCCCACGACGGAATATGCCATGCCGGCGTCGCCCGAGGGCGCCGAGGTGATCCGACGCTACATCACGAAGTGCGACGCGCTTATCCTGCAGCGTCACGGCACGGTGACCGTTGGCGAGGATCCGTTGCACGCGTACTACAAGCTCGAGAAGCTCGAGCACGCCGCCCACGTGACGCTCATCGCGCGCCAGCTCGGCCAGGTGCAGACGCTGCCGGCCGAGGAAGTTGCCAAGCTCATGAAGCTGCGCGAGCAGTTCGGTCTGAGCGGGCCCGTGTACCCATGTACGGTCGACGGGACATGCGTCGTGCCGGGGCAGGCGGCGCAGTCGGGTGGCGAGAAGAGCAAGGACGACGTGATGCTCGACCGCGTGGCCGACGCCGTCGCGGCCGAGATCAGACGACAGCGAGCGGAGTAG
- a CDS encoding methylated-DNA--[protein]-cysteine S-methyltransferase, with translation MDGGRAGSGTGDCPDRAVEHRGGGVDLRRDGQGGARAARRGEARLPRQLDDARAICRARCRADKPWPITLSCDRVIASDGTLGGCSAGLRRKRALLALQGDE, from the coding sequence GTGGATGGCGGACGCGCGGGAAGCGGAACGGGAGATTGTCCTGATCGAGCTGTCGAGCATCGCGGCGGGGGTGTTGACCTGCGACGCGATGGCCAAGGAGGCGCCCGTGCGGCTCGTCGAGGCGAAGCCCGTCTGCCCCGGCAACTTGATGATGCTCGTGCCATTTGCCGCGCGCGCTGTCGCGCCGACAAGCCATGGCCCATCACCCTTTCCTGCGATCGCGTCATCGCCTCCGACGGCACCCTCGGCGGCTGCTCGGCCGGACTCAGACGGAAGCGGGCTCTGCTGGCGCTGCAGGGGGACGAGTGA